GATGCGCGGCGCGACGTGCCGCGCGAACTCGAGACTGCGATGCTCGATCGCTATCGTCGGACCACTGGCGCGGGCGATGCTTTCGACATCGCCTATCATGTGCTCGGCGCACAGCGGAATGCGAAGATCGTCGGCATCTTCACCCGGTTGTGGCAGCGCGATGGCAAGCCGCGCTATCCGGCGCTGTGCCCGCGCGTCTGGCGCTATCTTGACCGCGATTTGTCGCATCCCGCGCTTAAGCCGGTCGCCGACTGGTTCGACGCAAACATACCCGCGCATCTGCGCGGCGATCCGATGGAGCTCGCTTCCAAATGACCACCGCCCATACGCTTTCGCTGCGCCCCGATCCCGGCGGCGTGGTGCCCGAAACGGCGATGGTGATGGCGGCGGGCCTCGGCAAGCGGATGCGCCCGCTCACCGCGACACGCCCCAAGCCGCTGGTCGAAGTGGCCGGCAAGCCGCTGATCGATCATGTGTTCGATCGCCTGCGCACTGCCGGGATCAGGCGCGCGGTGGTCAATGTCCACTATCTCGCCGACGCGCTGGAGGCGCATCTGCGCAATCGCGTGCACGACATGGATCTCGTCATTTCCGACGAGCGCAAGCAGCTGATGGAAACCGGCGGCGGGCTGGTTCAGGCGCGCGACCTGCTAGGCGACAAGCCGTTCCTCTGCGTCAACAGCGACAATCTCTGGGTCGATGGACCGACGGACGCGATCCGTATCCTCGCCCGGCAATGGGACGATGCGCGGATGGATGCGCTGCTGCTGCTGGTGCCGCTCGCGCGCGCCGCCAGCCATCGCGGCCAGGGCGATTTCCATATCGACGCGCGCGGCAAGGTTATCGGACGGCGCAAGCCGGGGCGGCTGGCGCCCTTCGTCTTCACCGGCGTGCAGATGCTGTCGCCGCGCGTGATCGCCGACTGGCCCGAAGGCGCGTTTTCGACGAATCTCTTCTGGGATCGCGCCATCGAATCGGGTCGCGCCTGGGCCACGGTGCATGAAGGCCTGTGGTTCGATGTCGGTACGCCGCGCGCGATCCGCGAGACCGAAGCGGCGCTTTCGGAAATGTAGTTCGACGCGCGAGCGGGGGCGCTTGCCATGCCTTCGGGGACACGCCAGAACGCCTTGTGATGGCGCACGCGCGAAAGACGCATCTCTATACGATTCCGCCCCACCGCGCCTTTTCCGACGCGCTGGCGGCGGGGCTGATTCGTCGTTTCGGTGACGATCCGATGGGGCTGGCACGGGGGCTCGTCCTGCTGCCCAACAACCGCGCCAAGCGCGCGATTTCGGATGCGTTCGTCCGTGCCAGCGGAAAGGGGCTGCTGCTTCCCCGGCTGGTCGCGATCGGCGATCCAGAACTGGACGAGGCGGTCGGCGCGGTATTCGATCCGGCCGACGACTCCGATCCGGTGCCGCCCGCGGTCCCATCGCTCCAGCGCCGGATGGTCCTGGCCCGGCTGCTCGTCGCGGCGGGCGGCGTTTCCGATGCCGGGGAGGCGATCCGGCTGGCGGGGGATCTCGGGCGCACGCTCGATCAGTTGCTGGTCGAGGAAGTGTCTCCGCAACGCATCCGCGACATCGATGTCGGCGACCTGACAGAACACTGGCAGCGCTCGCTGCGACTGTTCGACCTGATCCTGACGCGCTGGCCCGACGAACTGGCGCGGCTGGGCAGGGTCGATCTCGCCGAGCGCCGCGCGCGTCTGCTCGGCAAGGTGGCCGATCGCTGGCGGGCGACTCCGCCGCCGGGCTTTGTCTGCGCCGCGGGTATCACGACGTCGGCGCCTGCGATCGCGCGGCTGCTGCGCGTCGTCAGCGAAATGCCGCAGGGAATGGTGGTGCTGCCTGGTCTCGCCACCGGCATTTCGGATCGCGAATGGGATATCATCGGCCCGCATGCGCCCGATCCGGTCACCGGCCGGCGCAAGCGCGCGATCGAAACCCATCCGCAATATCACCTCAAGCTGCTGCTCGATCGCATGGGTGTGCAGCGCGGCGAATTTCGCCGCTGGCTGGCGGCGAGCGAGTATGACGCCCCCTCGCAGCGCAGCCGCGCCATTGCCTCGGCGATGGCGCCGCCCGAGCTTACGCATGGCTGGAACGACCTGTCCGATGCCGAACGGCACCTGCCTCGCGTCATGGCGATCGAACTCGCCACGCCGGCCGCGGAGGCGCAGGCAATCGCGCTGAAGCTGCGCGAGGCGCTGGAGACGCCGGAGCGGACCGCCGCGCTGGTGACACCGGACCGGGCACTTGCCCGTCGCGTGGCTGGGCATCTGGCGCGCTGGAAGATCGACGTCGACGATACGGCGGGGCGGCCGCTATCGATGTTGCCGCCGGGAACGCTGCTGCTCGAACTCTCTGAAGCCGCGGCGCAGGATTTCGCGCCCTTGTCGCTGCTTGCGCTGCTAAAGCATCCGCTGGTCCGGCCCGAGGCGCGCCTGCCCTGGCTGGAGGGCGCGCGCCGCCTCGACCTCGCGCTGCGCGGGCCGCGTCCGGCCTCGGGACTGGCCGGCATCGACCGGCATCTGGCGCAGCAGCACGGGCATGACGCGCATCTGCGCAAGGCTGCCCGGCCGTGGTGGCAGGAGGTTCGCCCGGCGTTCGAGCCGATCGCAGCGGCATGGGCAGGCGGGGATCAGCCCTTGCCGGGGCTGCTCGACGCGCTGCGCGAGACCGCGACAGCGCTGTGCGGCGACGATTTGTGGAGTCGCGCCGACGGCCGCGCCGCCGCTGACCTGCTCGACGAGCTAGAGGCGCGCGCAGGCGAGGGGCCGTCGCTGGTCGATCCGGCGAGTATTCCGGCGATGCTTCGCACGCTGATGGATGAAGTCGCGGTACGCCCGCCGCAGGGCGGCCATCCGCGCCTCGCTATCCTCGGCCTGCTGGAGGCGCGCCTGCAGACCGCCGATCTGATGATATTGGGCGGCCTCAACGAAGGCGTCTGGCCGGGATTGCCCGCGCCCGACCCCTGGCTCGCTCCGCGCATCCGCGCCGAGCTCGACCTGCCGGGGCTCGAACGGCGCATCGGGCTGGCGGCGCACGATTTCGCGGGGGCTCTGGGCGCGCAGCAGGTGCTGCTCACCCGCGCGCGACGCGACGCGAGCGCACCGACCATCGCATCGCGCTTCTGGCTGCGGCTGCAGGCGCTTTCGGGCGGGCTGGCCCGCGACGCGGAACTGGCCGGATGGCTCGCCGCGATCGATGATCCGGGGGAGTATCAACCGCAAGGCCGCCCCGGGCCCGCGCCACCCGCCGAAGCGCGCCCCAAGGTGATTTCGGTGACCGAAGTCGATCGGTTGAAGGCCGATCCCTATGCCTTTTACGCGCGGCGCATGCTGGCGCTTTCGCCGCTCGATCCGGTGGATGCCGATCCCAGCGCGGCGTGGCGCGGCACTGCGGCGCACGAAGTGCTCGAAAAATGGTTCGCGGAGGATGGTTGCGATCCCGCCAGGCTGCACGAACGCGCCCGCGCGATGTTCGCCGGCGAAGGTACGCATCCGTTGATGCGCGCGCTGTGGCAACCGCGGCTGATGGAAGCGATCGACTGGATCGCGAAGGAACTCACGCGGCAGATGGCCGAGGGCCGGACGGTGCTGGGTGTCGAGCAGAAGGGCAGTATCCAGTTCGCGGGGGTCCGGCTGACCGGAAAATATGACCGGATCGACCGCATGCCCGACGGCACGCTGGGTATCGTCGACTACAAGAGCGGCAAGCCACCGTCGGCGGCGGCGGTGCAGGCGGGATACAGCCTCCAGCTCGGTCTGATCGGGTTGATCGCCGAGCGCGGCGGCTTTGCCGGGATTTCGGGCATTGCGAGCTGCTTTGAATATTGGTCGCTCGCCAAGAATAAGGACCAGTTCGGCTTTATCACGACACCGGTCGACCCCGAGGGAAAGAAAAGGAACCGTATCCGTACCGCCGATTTCGTCACCATTGCCGCTGACAATTTCTTCGATGTCGCAGCCGACTGGCTGACCGGCGACCGGCCCTTCACCGCCAAGCTGCACCCCGAATATGCGCCCTATGCCGAGTATGACCAACTGATGCGGCGCGACGAATGGGTGGGGCGCGACTGATGCGCAAGGATGCCCTCCCGTCGCTCAGCGGCAATCAGGCTCCGGCGAGCGATCCCGCGCGCAACATCTGGCTGTCCGCCTCGGCGGGAACGGGCAAGACGCAGGTGCTGGCCGCCCGAGTGTTTCGCCTGTTGCTGCGCGGTGTCGATCCGGGCGCGATATTGTGCCTTACCTTCACCAAGGCGGGCGCTGCCGAAATGGCCGAGAGGATTTCCGGGCGCCTGGCCCATTGGGTGCGCGCGTCCGACGAAGAGCTCAAAAAAGATCTGTTCGCGCTTGGCGAGGCGCATCTCGACCCCGAGCTCCGGGCGTTCGCCCGGACGCTTTTCGCCAAGGTGCTCGATGCCCCGGGCGGCGGGCTGCGCATCCAGACGATCCACAGCTTCTGCCAGAGCCTGCTCGCCGCATTTCCGGTCGAGGCCGGTCTCGTCCCCGGTTTCCGCCCGCTCGAAGCGCGCGAGGAAACCGCATTGCAGCGCGAGGCGCTTGCCGAGATGCTGGTGACGGCCGAGCGCGAGGGCCGGGTTGCGCTGATCGATGCCGTCGGCGCGCTCAGCCTGCGCATGGGCGAGGGCAAGGCGGAGGACTTTCTGCGCGAATGCGCCCGCGCGCCCGACGCGATGGCGGCGCTGCCGATCGGTATCCAGCCTTTCCTGCGCCGTGTGCTCGATCTGCCCGCCGGCGATGTCGAGGCGGCGATCGTCGAGGCGTGCGGCGACGATGGGTTCGATGTCCTGGCCGTGCAACGCATCGCATCGATGAATGCCGAATGGGGCACCAAGGGCGGGCTGGAGTCGGCGGATGTCGCGGCACGCTGGCTTTCCCTGTCCGCCGAGCGAAGAGCCGGGGAACTCGCGCGGCTTCACCTGGTCTGGGCCAAGCAGGACGGCGGCATCCGCAGTTTCGGCAAGGGCAAGGCGCCGCAGATCGATGGATATGCGGATCTCGCCACGCGCCTCTACGAACGCTGCGCCGATCTCCTCGGCATGCGAACGCGCGCGGCCTATGCCGATCTGCTCGCCGGCGGGCTGGAGGCGGGGCGCGAATATGCCGCCGCGTATCGCCGTATCAAGAACCGTCGCGGCGCGGTTGATTTCGACGATCTGATCCGCGCCACGGTCAGGCTGCTCGCCACACCGGGCATGGGGGAATGGGTACGGTATAAGCTCGATCAGAGCACCGAGCACCTGCTGATCGACGAAGCGCAGGATACCAATGCCCGGCAATGGGCGATCGTCGATGCGATCGCCGAGGATTTCTTCGCAGGATCGGGAACGCGCGAATCGGGGATGCGGACGCTGTTCACCGTCGGCGACTATAAACAGGCGATATACGGCTTTCAGGGTACCGACCCGATCTTCTTCCGCGCCGCGCACGAGCATTTCGCGCGCAAGGCGGCGGAGGCGGGCGAGGCCGATTTCGACATCGCGGTGCCCGAGCTCGAATCGCTTTCGCTGACGCACAGCTTCCGTTCGACGCAGCCGGTGCTCGAATTTGTCGACGCCGCGATCGCCGCACTTCCCGCGCCGGGCATGGGCGCATATGCCGAAGCGGAACCACATGCGAGCCGTGTGGAGGGTCCCGGCACCGTCGCGCTCTGGCCATGCACCGTTACCGGTGGCTCGGACGAAGATGAGGAAGCCTGGGCCGGAGAAGCCACGCGCGAGCTTGCCAAGGAAATCGCGGAGCAGATCGCCTCATGGATCGGGAAGCTCCCGCTTGAAAGCAAGGGGCGGCTGCTGCGGCCCGAGGACATCATGATCCTCGTCAAGCGGCGTGGCGAACTCGCGTCGCTGATCGTGGCGCGGCTCTATGCGCAGAAGGTGCCGGTGGCGGGGATCGATCGGTTGCGGCTCAACGCGCCGCTTGCCGTGCAGGACCTGCTCGCCGCGATCCGTTTCGTGCTTCAGCCCGAGGATGATCTGTCGCTTGCGTCGCTGCTTGTCTCGCCGCTGATCGGGTGGAGTCAGGATGCGCTGATGACGGCGGCGGTTCGCGAGAAGGGCGGGCTGTGGCGCCATCTGCGCGCGACGCAGCCCGAAGAGAAGCTCGCGCCGCTCCATGCGATGCTCGGTCGGGCGGATTTCACTACGCCCTATCGCTTTCTCGAGGAAATATTGTCGGGTGAGCTCCGGGGGCGCGAGAAGCTGCTCCGCCGTCTCGGCGAGGAAGCGCGCGATCCGATTGAGGAGCTGCTCAACGCCGCTCTCGATTTCGAACAGGTCGCGACGCCTTCGCTGCAGCGCTTTCTCGACTGGTTCGATCGCGGCGATGTCGATATCGCTCGCGATCTTGCGGCGCCCGGCGACGCGGTGCGGGTGATGACCGCGCACGGCGCCAAGGGGCTGCAGGCGCCGCTGGTGATCCTTGCCGATGCCACGGTGGATCCGACGCGCAACCGGCGCGACGTGCTCGGCTGGGAGGTCGATACCGGCAGCGAAACGGTGAAGCTACCCATTTTCCGCCCGCGCGCGGGCGAGCGTGGCGGGCCGCTCGAAACACTGATCGAGACCAGCGAGGCGCGCGAGCTGGAGGAGCATTGGCGGCTCTTCTATGTCGCCGCGACGCGCGCCGAGGAGCGGCTGGTGATCGCGGGAGCGCTCGGCCCGCAGGCGAAGGGGGTGCCGCCGGAGAAGAGCTGGTATGCCGCCGCCGCGCGCGCCTTCGACGCGCTCGAAGTGCCTGCCGAGGAAGGCGAACGCGTGTTCCGGGGGCTCGCGCCGCAGTCTCCCGTGGCGGCAAAGGTGAGCAAGGGCGCGCGTGTAGAAGACACGCCCGCACTGCCCGGCTGGGTTGCCCGCAAGGCTCCCGCCGAATCGCGCCCGCCGCGCCCGCTGGCGCCGTCGTCGCTGGGGGACGATGCGGTCGCCGATCCGCCGCCGTCGCCCGCGATGCGGCTGGCCGCCGAGCGCGGACGGCTGCTTCACGCGCTGTTCGAGCGGCTTCCCGATGTGGCCGCCAGCGATCGGGCGGGCGCCGCCGATCGCTGGCTGGCGGGGGCAGGGGGCGTCACCGATGCCGATGCGCGCGCCGACCTGGTCGCCGCCGCGCTGGGCGTGATCGACAACCCTGATTTCGCGGATCTGTTCGGCGCCGATGCGCTCGCCGAGGCGCCGATCGCGGCGGTGGTCGAAGGCGTGGTGGTATCCGGCACGGTCGACCGGCTGGTGGTCGCGGCCGACCTGGTGCGGGTCATCGATTTCAAGACCGGGCGACGCGCGCCAGAGAACAGCGATGCGATCCCGCCCTATCATCTGCGCCAGATGGCCGCCTATGCCGCGGCGCTGCGCGTGATCTTTCCCGGGCGCCGCGTGGAGGCCGCCTTGCTCTACACCGCCGGGCCGGTGCTTCACGTGCTGCCCGATGACCTGCTCGCGCGCCACAAGCCCGGCTATGCCCCCGGGCAGCAAAGCTTGCCGCTGGACGCTTGAGCGGACAGGATCAGGCCCCTACCTAGGGTGCAACGTTCAGGAGACCCGAATATGGCCACCAAGCCCATTACCGACACCAGCTTCGACACCGACGTCATCAAGGCCGACAAGCCCGTGCTCGTCGATTTCTGGGCGGAATGGTGCGGCCCGTGCAAGATGATTGCCCCGGCGCTCGAGGAAATCGCCGAGGAACTGGGCGATCAGGTGACCGTCGCCAAGCTCGACATCGACGCCAATCCCGACGCGCCGACTAAATATGGCGTGCGCGGCATCCCGACGATGATCCTGTTCAAGAACGGGCAGGTCGCCGCGACCAAGGTCGGCGCGATGCCCAAGAGCGCGATCAAGCAGTGGATCGAAGGCGAGCTTTGAGATGCGCGGCGGCCATTCGCCCAGTCAGCGAATGGCCGCTCCGCGCGCACAGCGCTCTCGCTGGATCGTCGTCCAATTGGTTTCTGGCCTGGCTGCCGCGGCAGGTTTCGCCATATTTCTGGCGCCGGGCGTCTTTATCGACAGCTTCCGCTTTCTGACGATCCCGATCGCGAGCGTGCTGTTCGTCATGCAGATGAAAACCGGAATGCGGTTGCTGTTCGGCACGCGGCCGGGAACGGCTGAGGTGAGCAAAATCGCTCTCTAAAACACTTTTCTTCCGTTTGCGCTGAGCCTGTCGAAGCGCCGTCCTTCTTTTCGATCGCCATTGAAAGAACAGAACAGCGCTTCGACAAGCTCAGCGCCAACGGTTCTCGGGATGAGAGGGATCAGCTCCGATAATCGGCGTTGATCGAGATGTAGCCGTGCGTCAGATCGCACGTCCACACGGTCGCGCGTCCGTCGCCCAGACCCAGATCGACGCCGATCTCGACGTCCTGTCCCTTCAGATGCGCCGTCACGGGTGCTTCGTCATAGCCTTCGACCGCCAGCCCGTCCTTCGCCACCTGCGTCGCGCCGAAGCAGATGGAAAGCCTGTCGCGCTCTGCCGGTTCGCCGGCCTTGCCGACGGCCATTACCACGCGGCCCCAGTTTGCGTCCTCGCCCGCGACTGCGGTCTTCACCAGCGGCGAATTGGCGATGCTCATCGCAATGCGATGCGCGCTGCGGTCGCTCTCGGCGCCTTCGACGGTGACGGCGATGAATTTCGTCGCGCCTTCGCCGTCGCGGACCACCAGATGTGCGAGCTGGCGGCACAGATCGCCGAGCGCGGCGGCGAATGCGTCCGCGCCTTCGTCATCGGCGTCGCTTAGAGGCGCATTGCCTGCCGCGCCCGTGGCGAAGGCGAGCACGGTGTCGCTGGTCGAAGTATCGCCGTCGACAGTGATGCACGAGAAGCTGTGCGCATTGGCCGCGTTGAGCGCGGCCTGGAGGAATTCGGGGGCCACCGCCGCGTCGGTGAAGACATAGCCGAGCATCGTCGCCATGTCCGGCGCGATCATCCCCGACCCCTTGATGATGCCGACCAGATTGACGGTCTTGCCGCCGATCACTGCCTGCGTGCTCGCCGCCTTGGCGAAGGTATCGGTCGTCATGATCGTTGCGGCGGCGTCTTCCCAGCTACAGGTCTCGGCAGCGAATGCCGCGTCGAGACCCGCCTCGGCCTTGTCGACCGGCAGCGGCACGCCGATCACCCCGGTCGAGGAAATGAACACGTCCGAAGGCTCGCAGCCGAGATGCGCCGCCGTCCGCGCCGCGATCGCTTCCACCGCCGCGCGCCCGCGATTGCCGGTAAAGGCATTGCTGTTGCCCGCATTGACCACCAGCGCACGCGCCTGACCCAGCACCAGCGCCTTGCGGCACCATTCGACTTCGGGCGAGGGGCATTTGCTCTGCGTCAGCACGCCCGCAACGCTCGTTCCCGGCGCCAGCTCGACATAGGTCAGGTCGCAGCGATCCCATTGCTTGTAGCGCGCACGCGCCACGCGCGGCGTCACGCCGGGAATGGCGGGCAGATCGGGAAAGCCCGAAGGGGCGAGGGGAGAGCGTTCGGTCATGCGCTCCCTAATAGTCGTCGCACGGTTGCGTACAACTATTGTCGGCGCCGCCGCGAAGACGAAAGCGCCGATTGCCGCAGGTTCGCTACTGGTGCACGATAGTGGCGCGGCTGGCCG
This genomic interval from Sphingosinithalassobacter tenebrarum contains the following:
- a CDS encoding nucleotidyltransferase family protein — translated: MTTAHTLSLRPDPGGVVPETAMVMAAGLGKRMRPLTATRPKPLVEVAGKPLIDHVFDRLRTAGIRRAVVNVHYLADALEAHLRNRVHDMDLVISDERKQLMETGGGLVQARDLLGDKPFLCVNSDNLWVDGPTDAIRILARQWDDARMDALLLLVPLARAASHRGQGDFHIDARGKVIGRRKPGRLAPFVFTGVQMLSPRVIADWPEGAFSTNLFWDRAIESGRAWATVHEGLWFDVGTPRAIRETEAALSEM
- the addB gene encoding double-strand break repair protein AddB, producing MAHARKTHLYTIPPHRAFSDALAAGLIRRFGDDPMGLARGLVLLPNNRAKRAISDAFVRASGKGLLLPRLVAIGDPELDEAVGAVFDPADDSDPVPPAVPSLQRRMVLARLLVAAGGVSDAGEAIRLAGDLGRTLDQLLVEEVSPQRIRDIDVGDLTEHWQRSLRLFDLILTRWPDELARLGRVDLAERRARLLGKVADRWRATPPPGFVCAAGITTSAPAIARLLRVVSEMPQGMVVLPGLATGISDREWDIIGPHAPDPVTGRRKRAIETHPQYHLKLLLDRMGVQRGEFRRWLAASEYDAPSQRSRAIASAMAPPELTHGWNDLSDAERHLPRVMAIELATPAAEAQAIALKLREALETPERTAALVTPDRALARRVAGHLARWKIDVDDTAGRPLSMLPPGTLLLELSEAAAQDFAPLSLLALLKHPLVRPEARLPWLEGARRLDLALRGPRPASGLAGIDRHLAQQHGHDAHLRKAARPWWQEVRPAFEPIAAAWAGGDQPLPGLLDALRETATALCGDDLWSRADGRAAADLLDELEARAGEGPSLVDPASIPAMLRTLMDEVAVRPPQGGHPRLAILGLLEARLQTADLMILGGLNEGVWPGLPAPDPWLAPRIRAELDLPGLERRIGLAAHDFAGALGAQQVLLTRARRDASAPTIASRFWLRLQALSGGLARDAELAGWLAAIDDPGEYQPQGRPGPAPPAEARPKVISVTEVDRLKADPYAFYARRMLALSPLDPVDADPSAAWRGTAAHEVLEKWFAEDGCDPARLHERARAMFAGEGTHPLMRALWQPRLMEAIDWIAKELTRQMAEGRTVLGVEQKGSIQFAGVRLTGKYDRIDRMPDGTLGIVDYKSGKPPSAAAVQAGYSLQLGLIGLIAERGGFAGISGIASCFEYWSLAKNKDQFGFITTPVDPEGKKRNRIRTADFVTIAADNFFDVAADWLTGDRPFTAKLHPEYAPYAEYDQLMRRDEWVGRD
- the addA gene encoding double-strand break repair helicase AddA, producing the protein MRKDALPSLSGNQAPASDPARNIWLSASAGTGKTQVLAARVFRLLLRGVDPGAILCLTFTKAGAAEMAERISGRLAHWVRASDEELKKDLFALGEAHLDPELRAFARTLFAKVLDAPGGGLRIQTIHSFCQSLLAAFPVEAGLVPGFRPLEAREETALQREALAEMLVTAEREGRVALIDAVGALSLRMGEGKAEDFLRECARAPDAMAALPIGIQPFLRRVLDLPAGDVEAAIVEACGDDGFDVLAVQRIASMNAEWGTKGGLESADVAARWLSLSAERRAGELARLHLVWAKQDGGIRSFGKGKAPQIDGYADLATRLYERCADLLGMRTRAAYADLLAGGLEAGREYAAAYRRIKNRRGAVDFDDLIRATVRLLATPGMGEWVRYKLDQSTEHLLIDEAQDTNARQWAIVDAIAEDFFAGSGTRESGMRTLFTVGDYKQAIYGFQGTDPIFFRAAHEHFARKAAEAGEADFDIAVPELESLSLTHSFRSTQPVLEFVDAAIAALPAPGMGAYAEAEPHASRVEGPGTVALWPCTVTGGSDEDEEAWAGEATRELAKEIAEQIASWIGKLPLESKGRLLRPEDIMILVKRRGELASLIVARLYAQKVPVAGIDRLRLNAPLAVQDLLAAIRFVLQPEDDLSLASLLVSPLIGWSQDALMTAAVREKGGLWRHLRATQPEEKLAPLHAMLGRADFTTPYRFLEEILSGELRGREKLLRRLGEEARDPIEELLNAALDFEQVATPSLQRFLDWFDRGDVDIARDLAAPGDAVRVMTAHGAKGLQAPLVILADATVDPTRNRRDVLGWEVDTGSETVKLPIFRPRAGERGGPLETLIETSEARELEEHWRLFYVAATRAEERLVIAGALGPQAKGVPPEKSWYAAAARAFDALEVPAEEGERVFRGLAPQSPVAAKVSKGARVEDTPALPGWVARKAPAESRPPRPLAPSSLGDDAVADPPPSPAMRLAAERGRLLHALFERLPDVAASDRAGAADRWLAGAGGVTDADARADLVAAALGVIDNPDFADLFGADALAEAPIAAVVEGVVVSGTVDRLVVAADLVRVIDFKTGRRAPENSDAIPPYHLRQMAAYAAALRVIFPGRRVEAALLYTAGPVLHVLPDDLLARHKPGYAPGQQSLPLDA
- the trxA gene encoding thioredoxin TrxA; protein product: MATKPITDTSFDTDVIKADKPVLVDFWAEWCGPCKMIAPALEEIAEELGDQVTVAKLDIDANPDAPTKYGVRGIPTMILFKNGQVAATKVGAMPKSAIKQWIEGEL
- the argJ gene encoding bifunctional glutamate N-acetyltransferase/amino-acid acetyltransferase ArgJ, yielding MTERSPLAPSGFPDLPAIPGVTPRVARARYKQWDRCDLTYVELAPGTSVAGVLTQSKCPSPEVEWCRKALVLGQARALVVNAGNSNAFTGNRGRAAVEAIAARTAAHLGCEPSDVFISSTGVIGVPLPVDKAEAGLDAAFAAETCSWEDAAATIMTTDTFAKAASTQAVIGGKTVNLVGIIKGSGMIAPDMATMLGYVFTDAAVAPEFLQAALNAANAHSFSCITVDGDTSTSDTVLAFATGAAGNAPLSDADDEGADAFAAALGDLCRQLAHLVVRDGEGATKFIAVTVEGAESDRSAHRIAMSIANSPLVKTAVAGEDANWGRVVMAVGKAGEPAERDRLSICFGATQVAKDGLAVEGYDEAPVTAHLKGQDVEIGVDLGLGDGRATVWTCDLTHGYISINADYRS